From one Amycolatopsis sp. FDAARGOS 1241 genomic stretch:
- a CDS encoding ABC transporter ATP-binding protein produces the protein MDNPAVEITGLVKSYGSTTAVDGLDLRMERGSLLALLGPNGAGKTTTVEVCEGFRRPDAGNVRVLGLDPVKDGARLRPRVGIMPQGGGAYPGVHAGEMLGLVASCAANPLDPAWLLDVLGLAGAKRTPFKRLSGGQQQRLSLACALVGRPELVFLDEPTAGMDPQARRLVWDLLAALKTDGVSVLLTTHLMEEAEALADQVVIVDHGKVVVEGSPHALTLEAGDAAQLRFRARTRLDTTLLTAALPEGYRVTESSPGSYLVEGPVDPQVVSTVTSWCAQQGVLPEELQVGRRTLEEVFLELTGRELRA, from the coding sequence GTGGACAACCCCGCCGTCGAGATCACCGGCCTGGTGAAAAGCTACGGCTCCACCACCGCGGTCGACGGACTCGACCTGCGGATGGAGCGCGGCTCGCTGCTCGCCCTGCTCGGGCCCAACGGCGCGGGCAAGACGACCACCGTCGAGGTCTGCGAAGGATTCCGCCGGCCTGATGCCGGAAATGTCCGGGTTCTGGGCCTCGACCCCGTGAAGGACGGCGCCCGGCTGCGCCCGCGCGTCGGCATCATGCCGCAGGGCGGCGGTGCCTACCCGGGCGTGCACGCCGGCGAGATGCTCGGCCTGGTCGCCTCGTGCGCGGCGAATCCGCTGGATCCCGCGTGGCTGCTCGACGTGCTCGGTCTGGCCGGCGCGAAGCGCACGCCGTTCAAACGGCTCTCCGGCGGGCAGCAGCAACGCCTTTCGCTCGCGTGCGCGCTCGTCGGGCGCCCGGAGCTGGTGTTCCTCGACGAGCCGACCGCGGGCATGGACCCGCAGGCGCGGCGCCTGGTGTGGGACCTGCTCGCGGCGCTGAAAACCGACGGCGTCAGCGTGCTGCTCACCACGCACCTCATGGAGGAGGCGGAAGCACTCGCCGACCAGGTCGTGATCGTGGACCACGGCAAGGTCGTGGTGGAGGGCTCGCCCCACGCGCTCACCCTGGAAGCCGGCGACGCGGCGCAATTGCGGTTCCGCGCCCGCACGCGGCTCGACACGACGTTGCTCACGGCGGCCCTGCCCGAGGGTTACCGGGTAACGGAGTCTTCGCCCGGTTCGTACCTCGTCGAAGGACCCGTCGACCCGCAGGTGGTGTCGACTGTCACTTCGTGGTGTGCGCAACAGGGTGTGCTGC